In the genome of Canis lupus familiaris isolate Mischka breed German Shepherd chromosome 17, alternate assembly UU_Cfam_GSD_1.0, whole genome shotgun sequence, the window aTCTGGAGTTCTAGTTTGAAGGACAGATAACAGGAGTAAAATAAGAATAGAGTTATTTACAGACAGCAGTTTTCAACTTTTTTCCCACTCTGACATACATGAGAGGTTAGATTCCTTCAATAAGGAAGTAAATCTCAAACACTGGGATGGGAGACTGTGAAGGGACAGGAAGAAACTTCCTCAACGTCTCAGAGAAAACATGTAACCTGAAGACACAACCTAGAAAGCATAAGTGACCACAATAAATccgatttaaaaattttataattttctagtaAAAATGATACCAAGTCTATTAGTTACCTCATCTTTTATATTCATGTTTTCGGGAACCATACTTATTGAGAGTTGATTTCCATCCATTGATATTGGGAAGCAGGTATAAAATTTTACCATAGATTCTGCAGATTTTCTATTAATTTCCATAAATAcctttgaaaatagaaattataagacaagaaaaataaatgtcttaagtTTAAGTTACTTTTTCTTGAAAAGATTTAATTCTTAAGAGACAAGTAAATTGAGTAACTTAgtaaatattaagataaaaaaatgcATTCCTCCGAAGTGAGGCCAACAGACTCAGAGTATTACAaccataaggaagaaataatgaatgaacTCATTAGGCAATACTAAAGAGAGAAACAAGACGGGACATTCCAGTAAATGACATTAaggaaaaattgtatttatcttaTTCATCCCTATATCCTTAGTACCTAGAGCAGTATTTAACATACagtagacatttaataaatatttaagtaactaAATTTAATGattagtaaaatatgaaaaataagaaaattgaaagaacCAAAGAAATGTGTAATGATTaccaagttatttttaattttgttttcctaattataaaattatagttcCATGCATTTCAGTTTTAGTTTTCAtccctgagtaaataaataggtTGAACATTCTTCTCTATGTCTGATATTGAGGTATatatctttcatatatatttcttcatagttgtaattcttttttaaaggaattatctATTTGTGTCATTTgccaatttatttattgaacttttaatattttacagcATAATGaatctttcttttacaaatataatttaaatttttaatttatatcttgCTTATGTTCATTTTAATTCACAAACCTTTATATGACTGAATCTGGTGTTTTTCTACTTAATATCTTAAAAACTATTAAGTCTCCAAATAGTTAATAATTCTACTCTAATCAAAACTGGGCAGATAATACAATACACTTTCTcaatttggattttatatttaatgtatcttCTTATACTTTGGTATATGATACAAAGTATGAATCTGAATTATTCATTTACAGATTCCCACAATTTCCCTGTATTTCAATGTACTGtcacataaaaaaattattctattaaaaaacTCATTCCTTTTATTCTTGTCTCTAAATAGAAACagctttaatgaaatataatttacatatcataaagTTCACCTATAAAGGTGTAGAATTCATTGGTTTTTAGTAATTTATAAAGTTGTACAACCActcaaataatttacttttaatattatgTGAAACTACATATAACTCACTTGTGTTCACTCTCTTCTACTGTTTTCTTAAGCACACCGGCTCTGACTGCCATCAAACACATATATCCTACTCTCAAAGATCTCTTCTCTAGTGACCAACTCCTAATATAAGAACACTACTACTAAGCCACCTGAGTGGCATTTCCATTATTTACACTTTCCTGAAATCTCACTCCCTGTATCTTTCACAGGTTGTTTATTATGaattatacattttgttttaaaatgacaaGTAGTATGTACTtattactgaaaattttaaacacatagATAACCTAGGTTATTCTAAGTACTACTGATGACATCTTTGTTTGAGAATGGTTATTTCCCATTTGTGTGCAATCGGTGAAACAGCAGGAATATTAGTAAAAAAGTGCTATAAATATAAGTTGTTATAAAACTTTGTATCATTAACATagtaaagatataaaacatttcctttagACTAAAATTTTGAGCAAAATTTTGACACATTTAGTGCGCCATCCTCCCCATGATTAAAACTATGTCAAATCATTTAGGATAACACTAAATACGggatatctattttatatttaaaaaaatcccttagcATGAATGGCTTAATTTTTTGAGGTGCTTCTTTTAAAccctttctttttagttttgtgaacttaatgtatttcaaaatgtGCTTCAGACATATGAACAGCTATTATCAACGCTTACCTTTTTATGAGatgataaaatcaaaatatcCTTTAAACCACCAAATGGTTTTACTAGGTTGTAAACTTCTTCTATAGAATATCCTTTATTAGGCAAATTAGAAATAAGTACCACACACATTTCCTCTGTTTCcttcaaaacaaatttaagagTTGACATTCAAATTTCTTTAACTGCTTACTttatacttatttaaatttatgctGCAGATCATGGTATAATAGTATTTAAACTGCATTTAATACTAAATCTTACCAATTAAGAAGGCTGGTCtgaacctcaaaaacaaaacaaaatgcaaatttccTCTCTCTGAGTACATAGCATAATTTCAGTCATACCATCTGTCACTTAGagtttttagttctctttttcaaCCACTGCTTAAAAATACAagtttaaggggcacctggctgattcagtcagGGAGCATGTGAGTTTTGATCTTggggtgtgagttcaagccccacaactgggtacagagattacttaaataaaatcttaagagaaagtaaaataataagataataaaagtaaacaaaaatacaagTTTAAAAACACCAGTTTGTCTCTGACAACAACTCCTTCATGTACTGGCTGCCATTTCTGTGTCGTGTGATGCTAACATCCCCAAGCTCCAAAACAAAGCATATCCTTTTATCTTGCTGAATGAAATAATCTTTCAAGCAAAATTAAAGTTTCCCTTAGGAACCTTTCCCTACAACCTAATCCCCATTATAAAGTAAATACTTTCATTTCTGCCTTCTCTCAGATCAATTCTTTAGGATGATTCCATCAATGCCAATTTTTCCTTTACTGGATTTTGAGAAAATCCCCAAAGGTATACTAAACTGGACTTGTcacttttcttttggaaaaaaaggcTGGGGCGGAGGAGAAGGAAGTTATAATTCTCATAAATCAGTTGAGAATGATTTTTAACTAGCATGTCAATTGTGTTCAtaaatagttactttttttttttttaatttatttatgatagtcacacagagagagaggcagagacacaggcagagggagaaccaggctccatgcaccaggagcccaacgtgggatttgatcccgggtctccaggatcgcgccctgggccaaaggcaggcaccaaaccgctgcgccacccagggatcccaataaatggTTACTTTTGAAGTCCTTTAAGGCAATCTatttgtgctttaaaatattcttcctaaAACAAAATAGTTAAGACATACTAGTTACTCTTGAAGAATGAATCTACCAGTCAAAAACTGTTTAGCATGTGAATGATCTCAAGATCTTAACCAGTAAAATCTAAATTAACAAGATGCTAATACATTCATAATGACCAGAGGAAACCACAGGAAAACAATGTGAGCTTCATGCCCTTcaaattgaacttaaaattcCACTTCCTATTCTAAAAACCCACAGAACAACTGGTATTCTAAATATTAACTTATCTCCCATTTGCctctaagaaaaaagtaaagcagaTTTCACAAAATTCTACTGGTTCTAATTTGACAACCTGTCTTTCTAGTCAAAACCCATTTGGCCTAaacttctttctctgtaaaaggtaaacctcaaaaacatgtaCATTTATTGATAATCTGCACTTAAACATTTATGACTTACTCTGCAACTCAAATCCTATCTAAAAAGTCATATATGAcaagggtgcctggatagcttgattggttaagcttctgactccaGATTTAGGCTCaggatgatctcagggtcctgagatccaccTTGGAGCCTGCTTACTTTCCCTCAGCCCCCATagcccatttaaaaaacaaaaaaccgggatccctgggtggcgcagcggtttagcgcctgccttttggctcagggcatgatcctggagaccctggatcgaatcccacatcgggctcccggtgcatggagcctgcttctccctctgcctgtgtctctgcctgcctctctctctctctctctctctctatgtgtgtgactatcataaataaataaaaattaaaaaaaaacaaaaaaccttaaggTGAAGtaataacacttaaaaaataaagttacaaatgACAGACTTTTCACCATGCCAAATCCTGTACAATTTTTAGTaggtttacaataaaaatatattgtgtcAAAATTTCCTAagcttttaaataagtaaaatgtaaaaactgacCTTGTTAACTGGTTCATTTTCTGTAGCCTCCACAGCAGCTTCTTAAGATACAAAATAAGGTAAGAATTCATGCAGATGTATTTGATTTATCAAGATCCCACTTTTCCCACAATGGATTAAATAGTAGCTGCATGAAAATGTACACAACTGACAAAATACTagaaatttaagaatgaaatagcTACAGAAGTAACACTGGCTTTTAAATAATGcttcattttattccttctaaGAGCTAAATTTCAGAATAATCAAGAGACAGAGTGAAGATCTgaatcataatattttaaatttcacttaggTATGagcctgatattttaaaaaatatgtatatatgatacaaaattaaataccttattttcttaaaatttaattttctatctttaaagatgaaacaaaataaaaaaattttgacCTACCTGAAACAGTTTCTTTAACATTATTTTCAGTGGCTTTGATTTCCATACTGGTCTTTATTTCAGAGTTTTCTGCATGAAATAGTCTGCTTTAATAGTCTAGAAGAACACACTAATATAATTAAACTAATGACTCTAAACAGGAACttaaattagtttattttgtCACTATAAGTCTCCCTAGACTGACCTGAATTAAGTCAAAGCTAATATAAGagttgctttgaaaaaaaaaaaaacataggagttgctttgaaaatcaacaaaacaatcCCTTTGAAGATTTTAAAGCAACAATTTCCAAATAAACCTTAAAATGTACACCAAGAAGATCTAAAGAAAGCGCTTAACGAAAGCATTTAAAGCTTACCTGGTACAATCACCGGTTTACTGGTGTCTTTGTTTTTGACAATGCCAGCCTTTTTGACTTCTAGAGACTTCTTTCCActagattttgcttttaaaagtagAAGTGAATGATTATTCTAGGGATCTGTTCAATCATTTAGTGTGTCTCATActaatatatataagtaatatagtccaactttattataaaagcagttctttttttttatgttaaaatgttttaaagaattgGCTTTAAAATAATTAGTCATTTGTCATTCTATAAGTCTAGACATACCAAATAAATTTgtgttcatctttaaaaaaacaaagtatcttGAAATAGTTGTCACCAGGTATTAATTAGCATGTGTAGGAATTATAAGATGTAAAATTAACAAAGACAGGCCATCTTTACAGTCATCCTTTCAATGAGAAATTAAGTCTTCAGGACACCTAGCCGTCATCTACCACCATCATGGCTATGTAGTCCTTGTAACGAATGGAATTCGATTCTGGGTCAATTGCAGCGGACaacatttcttccatttcttcctgagaAAAAGGCTCACCTTCTTCGGTCATATACTTGATCAATTCTTCCTTAGTTAGAAATCCACGTTTGGATGGATCTAACACCTCAAATGATCGAAGAAGGATATCTTCTGGAATTGGTCTGTACCTTTTTTCTAGTAGTACTTTGGTCATCACTGGAAGAAATTTTTCAAATCGAATGTATCCAGTGGGTTCTTCCTCCTCTATCTCTACGATCAGGTCATGCAGCTCTCCTTCGCTTGGGCAGCACCCTAGTGACCTGATAATTGTTCTGATCTCTCTCACATCCACTGTATTATTCGCCTCATGGTCAAACACTTCAAAagcatctttgatttttttgtgaaATTCTGCTACCACTAACTCTGTGCCTTCCCTTTATCGTCCGCCATCTTGTTGCGGGGCCGTCGCCCGGGAGATGCCCCAgttcttttccatatatttatcatttccaCTTATATCTATTTACCAGtaagattaaaagtaaatttaaagggcctctgggtggctcagtcaggttatatgcctttggcccagatcatgatcccaggaccctgaggatcaagcccctcatagggctccctgctatgcagggagcctatttctccctctgcctcctgctcatgcgcacacacactctatcataaataaataaataaataaattaattaattaattaataaagttaagtaagtaagtaaatttaaaatgagacaCAATTATTGTTGATGACCATTAACGGGCCACAGGTTTATTCTCCACATAGCAGAAGCATATTATAATtactcaaaaaacattttataattcctACAACGGCTCTTTAAAATTAGCCTATATATAAACAGATGTTAGTTTCAACatgttacatttctttctttaaggaGGAAACACTGTTTTAACacggaaaaaaacattttttggagtaacaaataaaaatttacaagCTGGGGAAGGTAGCAAGGAGTGACAGTTCTAAAAATGGAGGAAAGTAAGTATTTGTAGGGGGAAGCAACAGAGCAGTCTGTAATTATACAGCTGTCAATAAGGTCTCCTCCATCAAAATGTATCTGCAATGGCACACACTGTCAAAGACCAATGTACTAAAATATAGAAGTCCCATTAAGTgtcaggttttaaaaatcaaagaaatatctACTTCTTACTTGTAGTTATTAGATACTAcaaattttatgaatttaaaacttgttttcaaTTATTATGGCTATTATATTCTTCAAGGCAGTATTAAGTACAAACTTAATAAATCCTTTCCTTCCCAAAGTCTTACCTGTTTTGACTGAAGCTTTACCTTTAGCAGCTACTGTTACCACAGATTTTACAGAACCCGCTGATTTCCCTAAATCACAAAAGCTGTAGTCAAAATTGGCTTATTTAGCTAGTATCAACAATCCCCCCCAAGGAACCTCATAGAGAATGAGTGACAGACTAcattttatcaaaacaaaatgcTATCATCCTTGGGCACAGGTCATTCTCTAAATCTAGCAATGATGACAATTTCCTCAGGATAAAAAGTATCAGTAAAGTAAGAATTCACCTCCCCAGTGGGGTACTTAAAAATAGCATTCAGGCTAGTTAAATCTCTGAATGAGTGAATCAACCAAGAAGCAAAATTACTAACTGCAAGGATATAAGAACAGTccaataatgcttttaaaattaggGTTCCCCAGCCCAAGATTCCTTTGCTCCCAGTTGATTGGATAGCCTTCAAGAACACTTTCATTATGGTTAGGCCACATAAAGCCTGCTTTGACTGATTCCTAGTGGGCTCTATGTGAACAGAACTATTTAAATTGCTTTGACTCTTCTTTGTACATACACATTTGTTACTCTTACTTATATTCAAAGATAATGTATAAAGACCGTGACCATCCAAGTGTCACTGAGATCACCAGAGAGCAAAATCCCTTTCTATTCAGAGAGCAACATAAGGTTTAGCTCTGAAAATTAGGATTCATTAACAACTAGTAAAGCTGCATTATGAGGAAAAAGCCCAGAATCAGAAGTCAGTAGAGCAACTGAATTCCAAATTAAATTGTGAAGTTTTGTGGCATGAGTAAGTTTCTGTGCACATTTGCCCATTTGTAAACAAGGGTGGCAATTGCTATAATTATTTAAGAGGACCCTTGTAAGAACATGATTGTGCTTTTGAAAAATTATCACACAAAACTAGTGACATGcacaaaaatcaactgaaatatttataaatccacCCTTTATATCCAAAGATAGACCCTAACCTCTGCTCAAAAAGATTAATACCAATCCTTACAGAGTATCACCTAACCAGCTATTTCTTAGTCAATCCTAAATTTTCATACTGCTTGTGTCACACTGAGCCTCAAAGAGCCCTTAAGCATTTCTTTCACTATCCCTTATTACAAGTCAATTCACGTTACTACTTCTAGCTGTGTATAAGAACTTTAGGaaataatacatagaaataatatCCAACAGGTAAGGGGTGGCTAAGCAGCTTTAACAGCCATTATCAGCAAATCTCCACCAGAATTCCCATAAATGTACTATAAAAGTAAGTATTAAATACTGCTgactaaataaatacatcctcAAAACAAGATTCCTAGCTTTCCCTGACCCTCTCAGGTTTACTGCTTTGAAGAAACCACTATACAAAAGTTCTGGATTTGCCACTAACAATGGTTATTTACCAACGCAAAGCTGTTCTCTTTCTACCATTATAGAGAATGTAATTTAATACACTGATCTCTAGCCACTCAAAAAGATGACCctgggcagaccgggtggctcagcagtttagcgctgccttcagcccagggcctgatcctggagacttgggatcgagtcctgcatcaggctccctgcaaggagcctgcttctccctctgcctgtctctgcctctctctctgtgtgtctctcatgaataaataaataaaatcttaaaaaaaaaaaaaaaaaaaagatgaccctAAACTAACTAGCATTTAGCATAaatgagaagtagaaaaaataatgctagaggaaagagaaaaaaaatcactactttGAAAcccatgaggggtgcctgggtggctcagctggttaggcatctgactcttgatctcagctcaggtcttgatctcagaggttgtgagttcaagcctgacACTTGGCCCACGCTTGACATGAAAACTacttaaacaaaaaaaccacacataaAATAACCCCCGCTAAAGTCTGTAACAACTGAAAATATAGTTTTGCTATGTGTTATCTgaactattttataaaagaaagtaaacagaGACCTGAATAAAGAAGAGGGGAATTATCTCTGATATACATCATGAGAAATTGTTTCCCACttaattatcttattttgatAGTAACTACAAAGAAAGAGCATTGTTTACTAAATCTCCTTTCTCCGAACTTCTAAATggctataaatttaaaacatttcgtGTACACTCAGCACATATTTTGTCACATGAAATCCAAGATTCCTGCTTAatactttttaagtaatttaaagttAACTAGTATGTCtagaattccaataaaaaagCATACCTGAAGACTTACTGAGTTTGGCTCCGGATGTCTTGGCTTGTCCAGTTttggctaaaaagaaaaatacattaatgaCACATTACAAACATATCATTAGGAAAGAGCTAACCCAGCAATGACTGAAAAAAAACATCCTTATACTTGTCTTTGTATGGTTATGGAACTGCCTAAGTAAATTCTGAGACATGTAGTTgctgagacaaaagaaaatatttgaaatttaacaatattaaattgtCCTGCATGAAAACTCTATCAATTGATATTCCCATCAATAGACAGGAGAGTGGGGCTTCCCATTTCCACACATAGTAGATAAGTCAAGTTATTAATCACTCTAATCTGAAATGGAAACTGGTATGAGTTATTTCTTTAATTAGGAGTAAAGttgcattgattttctttttttctttttttttgattttcacaTGCTTAATTACACACTATCTTCGACatctgttttcttaatatttgtcAATTTATTATCTTTTCAGTTGTTGAGGTTTTTCTTATTTGAGGactttatatattaagaaaactCATCTGTATCACATAggtaacaattttttaaaaacagttatgcaaaatatgcatgtaaaaatatttatgaaatcaaATATCCTCCTGATAGGATGTCTTCActctgaaattgaaaacaaaaaaactcgccacattttctttcagtacttttatTTACCACCTTATGTATCACGATCCATCTGTGATTTACTTTGCCATTAaagtacttttttccttttacaaaggGACTAGTCAATTCAATGAATAATTGATCTTTTCCttgctaatttaaaatattaccatgATTTATTGATGTTGCATTGTTCTAGGAACTACCTCTGGAATCTCTCTGCTCTACTAATCTTTTTGTCTATTTGTGCAAATACATAAAACTATTGGGAATCTTTACCTATGTAATTTTAGTATCTGTTACTGTTAGTCCTAATTAGTCTTCCTTTGCAGAATTTTCctatgttaattttgta includes:
- the LOC102151151 gene encoding dynein regulatory complex protein 8-like produces the protein MWRINLWEGTELVVAEFHKKIKDAFEVFDHEANNTVDVREIRTIIRSLGCCPSEGELHDLIVEIEEEEPTGYIRFEKFLPVMTKVLLEKRYRPIPEDILLRSFEVLDPSKRGFLTKEELIKYMTEEGEPFSQEEMEEMLSAAIDPESNSIRYKDYIAMMVVDDG